In a single window of the Subtercola sp. PAMC28395 genome:
- a CDS encoding type IIA DNA topoisomerase subunit B, with the protein MASSDYSARHLSVLEGLEAVRKRPGMYIGSTGPRGLMHCLWEIIDNSVDEALGGHGNEISIILHPDNSVEVRDRARGIPVDIEPRTGLSGVEVVFTKLHAGGKFGSGSYAASGGLHGVGASVVNALSERLDVEVDRDGKTWAMSFHRGEPGNFADAGAPTPSSKFTPFENKSELRVVGKVARGVTGTRIRYWADPQIFTESTQFQTDELVDRARQTAFLVSGLSLDITDNRGEETLHESFSYEGGLAEFVDFLAPDAPLTDTWRLTGDGSFTETVPVLSDAGAMVPTELTRDCTVDVALRWGTGYETTVKTFVNIISTPKGGTHLAGFEAGLLRFLRTTVEANARRLKVGNDKLDKEDVLAGLTAVLTVRLPEPQFEGQTKEILGTPAVRNIVTSVVTKSLSERFSSSKRDDKTQTALVLDKVVAEMKSRISARAHKETQRRKNALESSSLPAKLVDCRSSDVVSSELFIVEGDSALGTAKLARNSEFQALLPIRGKILNVQKASVSDMLSNSECASIIQVLGAGSGRSFDLDSARYGKIILMSDADVDGAHIRTLLLTLFFRYMRPMIDAGRVFAAVPPLHRVVVMNPGTKPNETIYTYSETELQGVLAGLKRTNKRYQDPIQRYKGLGEMDADQLALTTMDKRHRMLRRVRVTDAQAAERTFELLMGDDVAPRKEFIIAGSSGLSRDRIDT; encoded by the coding sequence GTGGCATCCTCCGACTACTCGGCCAGGCACCTGTCGGTTCTCGAGGGTCTCGAAGCTGTTCGCAAGCGCCCTGGCATGTATATCGGCTCGACGGGGCCACGCGGGCTCATGCACTGCCTCTGGGAGATCATCGACAACTCGGTCGACGAGGCGCTGGGTGGCCACGGCAACGAGATCTCGATCATCCTGCACCCTGACAACAGCGTCGAGGTGCGTGACAGGGCTCGCGGCATACCGGTCGACATCGAGCCGCGCACCGGCCTGTCTGGCGTCGAAGTGGTCTTCACCAAGCTGCACGCCGGTGGCAAATTCGGTTCGGGTTCGTATGCGGCCTCTGGTGGGCTGCATGGCGTGGGCGCCTCGGTTGTCAACGCGCTGTCTGAGCGGCTCGACGTCGAGGTCGACCGTGACGGCAAGACCTGGGCGATGTCGTTCCACCGAGGGGAGCCGGGCAATTTCGCCGATGCCGGTGCACCGACTCCTTCGTCGAAATTCACTCCGTTCGAGAACAAGAGCGAACTGCGTGTCGTCGGCAAGGTGGCCCGCGGTGTGACCGGTACCCGCATCAGGTACTGGGCCGACCCGCAGATCTTCACTGAGTCCACGCAGTTCCAGACCGACGAGCTCGTCGACCGGGCACGCCAGACCGCGTTCCTCGTGTCGGGGCTCTCGCTCGACATCACCGACAACCGTGGCGAAGAGACTCTGCACGAATCGTTCAGCTACGAGGGGGGTCTTGCCGAGTTCGTCGACTTTCTGGCACCGGATGCCCCGCTCACCGACACCTGGCGCCTGACGGGTGATGGCAGCTTCACCGAGACCGTGCCCGTACTCAGCGATGCCGGGGCGATGGTGCCAACCGAGCTCACCAGGGACTGCACGGTCGATGTCGCCCTGCGGTGGGGAACGGGGTACGAGACGACGGTCAAGACCTTCGTCAACATCATCTCCACCCCGAAGGGGGGCACGCACCTCGCCGGTTTCGAGGCAGGGCTGCTCCGCTTTCTGCGCACCACCGTCGAAGCCAACGCACGCCGGTTGAAGGTCGGCAACGACAAGCTCGACAAAGAAGACGTTCTCGCAGGTCTCACCGCGGTGTTGACGGTTCGGCTGCCGGAGCCACAGTTCGAGGGCCAGACCAAGGAGATCCTCGGAACGCCTGCCGTTCGCAACATCGTGACCTCGGTCGTGACGAAGTCGCTCTCCGAGAGGTTCTCGTCGTCGAAACGCGACGACAAGACCCAGACAGCGCTGGTGCTCGACAAAGTTGTCGCCGAGATGAAGTCCCGTATCTCGGCGCGCGCCCACAAAGAGACACAGCGCCGAAAGAATGCGCTCGAGAGCTCATCGTTGCCGGCGAAGCTCGTCGACTGTCGCAGCAGCGATGTGGTCTCGAGTGAACTGTTCATCGTCGAGGGTGACTCGGCGCTCGGCACGGCGAAACTGGCGCGCAACAGCGAGTTCCAGGCCCTGCTGCCCATTCGCGGCAAGATCCTGAACGTGCAGAAGGCGTCGGTCTCCGACATGCTCTCGAACAGCGAGTGTGCTTCGATCATCCAGGTGCTCGGCGCCGGGTCGGGCCGTTCGTTCGACCTGGATTCGGCCAGGTACGGCAAGATCATCCTGATGAGCGATGCCGATGTCGACGGCGCACACATCCGCACACTGCTGTTGACGTTGTTCTTCCGGTACATGCGGCCGATGATCGACGCTGGGCGTGTCTTCGCGGCAGTACCTCCGCTGCACCGGGTGGTCGTGATGAATCCGGGCACCAAACCGAACGAGACCATCTACACCTACTCGGAGACCGAACTGCAGGGCGTGCTTGCCGGGCTGAAGCGCACGAACAAGCGCTACCAGGATCCGATCCAGCGGTACAAGGGCCTCGGCGAGATGGATGCCGACCAGCTCGCATTGACGACGATGGACAAGCGACACCGAATGCTTCGCCGGGTTCGCGTCACCGATGCCCAGGCCGCCGAACGCACCTTCGAGCTCCTGATGGGCGACGATGTCGCCCCGCGCAAGGAGTTCATCATCGCCGGGAGCTCAGGGTTGTCGCGCGATCGCATCGACACCTAG
- a CDS encoding type 1 glutamine amidotransferase has product MTGLRISHLFPRTLGMNGESGNVDVLRFRAESRGLTVVVDRIEHGDIISPETDLVFIGSGPVSALIETEPWIDEVSPALHTLASAGVPLLAVGGGFQLLGEWVRLADGRELEGAGVFPVTTTVAGERVVGDFVIESRLGLLVGFENRGSYVDIGDATAIGHVIYGRGNVAATGPGASAGAAAVAASGANAVGTLLVTPDERVEGYWVGNLIGTHLHGPVLANNPALADWLLEAALARRGETLPAATAELDEIDRRASEARSTIAAAPLSE; this is encoded by the coding sequence ATGACCGGATTGCGCATCTCCCACCTCTTCCCTCGCACCCTCGGAATGAACGGCGAGAGCGGCAATGTCGACGTTCTGCGCTTCCGCGCCGAATCACGCGGTCTCACCGTAGTAGTCGACCGGATTGAGCACGGCGACATCATCTCGCCGGAGACCGACCTGGTGTTCATCGGCAGCGGACCGGTCTCGGCGCTGATCGAGACCGAGCCGTGGATCGACGAGGTGTCGCCCGCCCTGCACACGCTGGCGTCAGCAGGGGTGCCTCTGCTTGCTGTCGGCGGTGGATTCCAGCTGCTCGGCGAATGGGTCAGGCTCGCGGATGGCCGGGAGCTCGAAGGTGCCGGAGTGTTTCCGGTGACGACCACAGTTGCGGGGGAGCGAGTGGTGGGCGACTTCGTCATCGAGTCCCGCCTCGGCCTCCTCGTCGGCTTCGAGAACCGTGGTTCGTATGTCGACATCGGCGATGCGACAGCTATCGGGCACGTCATCTACGGGCGTGGCAACGTCGCGGCCACAGGGCCCGGGGCCAGCGCTGGCGCGGCAGCTGTTGCGGCATCCGGGGCGAACGCGGTCGGTACCCTCCTCGTAACCCCCGACGAGCGCGTCGAAGGCTACTGGGTGGGCAACCTCATCGGTACACACCTCCACGGCCCCGTGCTGGCGAACAATCCGGCCCTGGCCGACTGGCTTCTGGAGGCTGCACTCGCGCGCCGCGGAGAGACTCTGCCAGCGGCGACGGCCGAGCTCGACGAGATCGATCGGCGTGCATCCGAAGCTCGCAGCACGATCGCGGCGGCTCCCCTCAGCGAATAG
- a CDS encoding MurT ligase domain-containing protein — MSLRTTTAVLVGRAVRLAARARGGGSAIPGTIALTIAPRFLEDTISRIPLGVVAVSGSNGKSTTTNMLAAILREHGLKVFTNPSGGNLPQGIASSVLSSVSVTGVLDADIAILEVDEGYGPKIAKMLKPTTVLLLNIQIDQLNRYHEPERVVRMLEEVAGTATRALVLNRDDNHLVDLDSRLAGSREVTFFGAAPELIAASAHGVASADRFGTGGVQAGDREAEVTVTDLGESQAVLAIDGRDVAVRLPARGLHYALDAAGAAATAKAILGDRFHPGLVTAALNGLTTVYGRGELLHVGNEAIEIIMMKNPASLQLNLDSLEAAPEQVFMAVDEGTPDPSWIYDIDLSRLDHVDVITGSKAWQFAVRFGYAGIPVGTVELDVRSAIKQFLALPRPNTGRKTMILNYEQMMLIRKILGFKELEGGGKS; from the coding sequence TTGAGTCTTCGCACCACGACGGCTGTTCTGGTCGGCCGAGCCGTTCGGCTCGCCGCACGTGCGCGAGGCGGCGGTTCGGCCATCCCGGGCACCATCGCGCTCACGATCGCTCCGCGCTTTCTCGAAGACACGATCTCGCGCATCCCGCTCGGTGTTGTGGCGGTTTCGGGTTCGAACGGTAAATCGACCACCACGAACATGCTGGCGGCGATCCTGCGCGAACACGGGCTCAAGGTCTTCACGAACCCTTCCGGTGGCAACCTGCCTCAGGGCATCGCGTCGTCTGTTCTCTCGAGTGTTTCGGTGACCGGTGTGCTCGACGCTGACATCGCGATTCTCGAGGTCGACGAAGGCTACGGCCCCAAGATCGCGAAGATGCTGAAGCCGACGACCGTGCTGCTGCTGAACATCCAGATCGACCAGCTCAACAGGTACCACGAGCCCGAACGAGTCGTGAGGATGCTCGAAGAAGTGGCCGGCACTGCCACCCGGGCCCTTGTGCTCAATCGTGACGACAACCACCTCGTGGACCTCGACTCCCGCCTCGCCGGCTCTCGTGAGGTCACGTTCTTCGGTGCCGCTCCGGAGCTCATCGCCGCCTCGGCCCACGGAGTCGCCTCGGCGGACCGGTTCGGTACAGGCGGCGTGCAGGCAGGGGATCGCGAAGCCGAGGTGACGGTGACCGACCTCGGTGAGAGCCAGGCTGTGCTCGCGATCGACGGGCGTGACGTGGCAGTGAGGCTGCCGGCCAGGGGCCTGCACTACGCACTCGATGCCGCCGGTGCCGCTGCCACGGCTAAGGCGATCCTCGGTGACCGCTTTCACCCTGGGCTCGTGACGGCGGCCCTCAACGGCCTCACGACGGTCTACGGCCGGGGCGAGTTGCTTCACGTGGGCAACGAAGCCATCGAGATCATCATGATGAAGAATCCGGCGAGCCTCCAACTGAACCTCGATTCGCTCGAAGCGGCGCCAGAGCAGGTCTTCATGGCGGTCGACGAGGGAACGCCCGACCCGTCGTGGATCTATGACATCGACCTCAGCAGGCTCGACCACGTCGACGTGATCACCGGCTCGAAAGCGTGGCAGTTCGCTGTTCGGTTCGGGTACGCCGGGATTCCTGTCGGAACCGTCGAACTCGACGTGCGTTCGGCGATCAAACAGTTTCTCGCCCTTCCCCGGCCGAATACCGGGCGAAAGACGATGATCCTGAACTACGAACAGATGATGCTCATTCGCAAGATCCTCGGTTTCAAAGAGCTCGAAGGCGGGGGCAAGTCATGA
- a CDS encoding RNA polymerase sigma factor encodes MATTKAPSATKAPAAKAPATKTAAAAKAPATKVTATKTTAAKTTAAKSAAAKKTGPAVKATARGKATASKASGASDADDDDEAVELDDVVVVEDDTEDVLVVVAVPDADSDSADDSDSDDDSKKSASTEDLPSGALVLSLVDDDDDVPVYSSAITGATADPVKDYLKQIGKVALLNAAEEVELAMRIEAGLFAEDKLANAEGLTPQVKRELQWVAKDGQRAKSHLLGANLRLVVSLAKRYTGRGMQFLDLIQEGNLGLIRAVEKFDYTKGFKFSTYATWWIRQAITRAMADQARTIRIPVHMVEVINKLARVQRQMLQDLGREPTPEELSRELDMTPEKVVEVQKYGREPISLHTPLGEDGDSEFGDLIEDTEAVVPADAVGFTMLQKQLESLLDSLSEREAGVIRMRFGLGDGMPKTLDQIGDTFGVTRERIRQIESKTMAKLRHPSRSQSLRDYLE; translated from the coding sequence ATGGCCACCACGAAAGCTCCCTCCGCCACAAAGGCGCCCGCTGCCAAGGCGCCTGCAACCAAGACCGCTGCGGCAGCCAAAGCTCCCGCAACCAAGGTAACGGCAACCAAGACAACGGCAGCCAAGACAACAGCAGCCAAGTCGGCCGCCGCCAAGAAGACCGGGCCTGCCGTCAAGGCGACTGCCCGCGGCAAGGCAACGGCAAGCAAGGCATCTGGCGCCAGCGACGCAGACGACGACGACGAAGCGGTCGAACTCGACGACGTTGTCGTGGTTGAAGACGACACCGAAGACGTGCTCGTCGTTGTTGCCGTGCCCGACGCCGACAGCGACTCGGCCGACGATTCGGATTCCGACGACGACTCCAAGAAGTCGGCATCGACCGAAGACCTACCCTCGGGCGCACTCGTCCTCTCGCTCGTCGACGATGACGATGACGTTCCCGTCTACTCGAGCGCAATCACGGGCGCCACAGCTGACCCGGTCAAGGACTACCTGAAGCAGATCGGCAAGGTCGCGCTTCTGAACGCGGCCGAAGAAGTCGAGCTCGCCATGCGCATCGAGGCGGGGCTGTTCGCCGAAGACAAGCTGGCGAACGCCGAGGGCCTCACTCCCCAGGTCAAACGCGAACTGCAGTGGGTCGCCAAAGACGGGCAGCGGGCCAAGAGCCACCTGCTCGGCGCGAACCTGCGCCTCGTCGTGAGCCTTGCCAAGCGCTACACCGGCCGGGGAATGCAGTTTCTCGACCTCATCCAGGAGGGAAACCTGGGCCTCATCCGTGCCGTCGAGAAGTTCGACTACACCAAGGGTTTCAAGTTCTCGACGTACGCGACCTGGTGGATCCGCCAGGCGATCACGAGGGCAATGGCCGACCAGGCGCGCACCATCCGCATCCCGGTCCACATGGTCGAGGTCATCAACAAGCTGGCTCGTGTCCAGCGCCAGATGCTGCAGGACCTCGGTCGTGAACCCACGCCAGAAGAACTGTCGCGTGAACTCGACATGACCCCCGAGAAGGTCGTGGAGGTTCAGAAGTACGGTCGCGAGCCCATCTCTCTCCACACCCCGCTCGGTGAAGACGGCGACAGTGAATTCGGTGACCTGATCGAAGACACCGAGGCAGTCGTGCCCGCTGACGCCGTGGGCTTCACCATGCTGCAGAAGCAGCTCGAGTCGTTGCTCGACTCCCTCTCTGAACGCGAAGCCGGCGTCATCCGCATGCGCTTCGGCCTCGGAGACGGCATGCCGAAGACTCTCGACCAGATCGGTGACACGTTCGGCGTGACGCGTGAGCGCATTCGCCAGATCGAGTCCAAGACGATGGCCAAACTCCGCCACCCCTCGCGTTCGCAGTCGCTTCGCGACTACCTCGAGTAG
- a CDS encoding nitrate/nitrite transporter, with the protein MNSRRSWVIFGVAAIAYIAAVLQRSTLGVAGVAASDRFQTSAAILSSLAVVQLIVYAALQIPNGILIDKVGPRWLVVVGTAVMAVGQLILAFSPDISIAIVGRILVGAGDSAIFISVIRLVNSWFSGRIVPQVSQWMGNLGALGQILSAVPFAYLLHLAGWSVAFASAASVAVLAFVLSLIVLRDRPQAVIAPPAPSFRTVLGRLGPTLRRPGTQLGFWSHFVTQSSGTVFSLFWGFPFMVSALGYDTGFASGLLVVIVVTGLISGPILGLLTARFPTRRSNLVLGIVAMLAIAWTTVLLWPGTPPVWLIILLVVAMGVGGPGSLIGFDFARTFNPPHTLGSANGVVNVGGFTASFTMMFLIGVLLDLQHNLGWSTNLYDLSAFKIAFCVQYVVIGAGVILLLRARRRARRQLEEDEGISVAPLWVALTEAWTQRKT; encoded by the coding sequence ATGAACTCCAGACGCTCGTGGGTGATCTTCGGCGTGGCCGCGATCGCCTACATCGCGGCTGTCCTGCAGAGAAGCACCCTCGGGGTGGCTGGCGTCGCAGCGTCTGACAGGTTCCAGACGTCTGCGGCAATTCTCTCGAGCCTCGCCGTCGTGCAGTTGATCGTGTACGCAGCACTACAGATCCCCAACGGGATCCTCATCGACAAAGTCGGACCTCGCTGGCTTGTTGTCGTGGGAACGGCGGTGATGGCCGTCGGCCAGCTCATTCTCGCCTTTTCGCCAGACATCAGCATCGCGATCGTCGGCCGGATCCTTGTGGGCGCAGGGGACTCTGCGATCTTCATCTCGGTGATCAGGCTCGTCAACTCGTGGTTCTCGGGCCGAATCGTGCCTCAGGTCTCCCAGTGGATGGGCAATCTCGGTGCCCTCGGGCAGATTCTCTCTGCCGTGCCCTTCGCCTACCTTCTGCACCTCGCCGGCTGGAGCGTCGCCTTCGCCTCTGCGGCCTCCGTTGCGGTTCTCGCCTTCGTTCTCAGCCTCATCGTCCTGCGCGACAGGCCGCAAGCGGTGATTGCACCGCCTGCCCCGAGTTTTCGCACCGTCCTGGGGCGACTGGGCCCCACGTTGAGGCGTCCCGGTACCCAACTCGGGTTCTGGTCGCACTTCGTCACACAGTCATCAGGAACCGTCTTCAGTCTGTTCTGGGGCTTTCCGTTCATGGTTTCGGCCCTCGGCTACGACACCGGCTTTGCTTCCGGGCTCCTCGTGGTGATCGTCGTGACCGGTCTGATCTCCGGGCCGATCCTCGGCCTGCTCACAGCACGGTTTCCGACGAGGCGGTCGAATCTCGTGCTGGGAATCGTGGCCATGCTCGCAATTGCCTGGACCACTGTGCTGCTCTGGCCAGGCACACCACCCGTCTGGCTCATCATTCTGCTTGTGGTAGCCATGGGAGTCGGAGGGCCTGGTTCGCTGATCGGGTTCGACTTCGCGCGCACCTTCAACCCGCCGCACACCCTTGGTTCGGCGAACGGCGTGGTGAATGTCGGGGGGTTCACGGCCAGTTTCACAATGATGTTCCTCATCGGTGTGCTCCTGGATCTTCAGCACAACCTCGGGTGGAGCACGAATCTGTACGACCTCAGCGCGTTCAAGATTGCTTTCTGCGTGCAGTATGTCGTGATCGGAGCCGGCGTCATCCTCCTGCTGAGAGCCCGAAGGCGAGCACGTCGACAGCTCGAGGAAGACGAGGGAATATCGGTGGCACCGCTGTGGGTTGCACTGACTGAGGCATGGACGCAAAGAAAGACTTGA
- a CDS encoding IS1380 family transposase encodes MQVSHVSRSAAWSFDDPNLVSSVGLLPVMRLAENAGLRDLADQWLSVPTDKGANAGLKVSSLVAGMVAGADSIDDMAVLRHGGMGKIFTSIYAPSTLGSFLRSFTFGHVRQLDAVASRLLINLAAEAPIVSPPADGGLVFVDVDDTIIEVHGPKKQGAGFGYSGVRGINALLATVSTDTTAPVVIGQRLRKGAAGSPRGAARIVADALKTVTRLPGMNAAPVLLRADSAYYGHATVSAALRAGANVSITARQDPAVKRAIHAIPDDAWTKIEYPNAIYDPDTATWTSVAEVAEVPFTAFASRPKKDHVHGRLVVRRIPELNKKKLSQPTLFDTHRFHAFFTTSTLDTITADQIHRRHAIIEQVNADLKNSALAHMPSGVFTANAAWLVLAVIAFNLTRTAATITGSALASATTGTIRQKLINIPARIATSARRIRLHLPENWPWETAWTTLVTHSLAPPRR; translated from the coding sequence GTGCAAGTTTCTCACGTCTCCCGGTCCGCTGCCTGGTCATTCGATGACCCGAATCTCGTGTCGTCCGTCGGCTTACTCCCGGTCATGCGCCTCGCCGAGAACGCAGGCCTCCGTGACCTCGCCGACCAGTGGTTGAGCGTCCCGACAGACAAGGGCGCGAATGCCGGGTTGAAGGTGTCCTCGCTGGTGGCCGGGATGGTCGCCGGCGCGGATTCGATTGATGACATGGCGGTGCTGCGCCACGGCGGGATGGGGAAGATCTTCACATCGATCTACGCCCCCTCGACGTTGGGGTCGTTCCTCCGATCGTTTACGTTCGGGCACGTCCGCCAACTCGACGCCGTCGCGTCCCGGCTGCTGATCAACCTCGCCGCTGAGGCTCCGATCGTGTCACCGCCCGCCGACGGCGGGCTGGTGTTCGTTGATGTCGATGACACGATCATCGAAGTGCACGGCCCGAAGAAGCAGGGCGCCGGGTTCGGATACTCCGGTGTCCGCGGCATCAACGCGCTGCTCGCGACCGTATCGACCGACACCACCGCTCCCGTGGTCATCGGGCAGCGCCTCCGCAAGGGTGCGGCCGGGTCCCCACGAGGCGCTGCCCGGATCGTCGCCGACGCGCTCAAGACCGTCACCCGACTCCCCGGGATGAACGCTGCACCGGTGCTGCTGCGCGCGGACTCCGCTTACTACGGACACGCGACGGTGAGCGCCGCGCTCCGCGCGGGCGCGAACGTGTCGATCACCGCCCGGCAGGATCCCGCGGTGAAACGCGCGATCCACGCCATCCCGGATGATGCCTGGACGAAGATCGAGTATCCGAACGCGATCTATGACCCCGACACCGCCACCTGGACCTCTGTCGCGGAAGTCGCCGAGGTCCCGTTCACTGCGTTCGCCTCCAGACCGAAGAAGGACCACGTGCACGGGCGCCTCGTGGTGCGGCGGATCCCTGAACTGAACAAGAAGAAGCTGTCTCAGCCGACCCTGTTCGACACGCACCGCTTCCACGCGTTCTTCACCACCAGCACCCTCGACACGATCACCGCCGACCAGATCCACCGCCGCCACGCGATCATCGAGCAAGTCAACGCAGACCTGAAGAACTCCGCACTCGCCCACATGCCCTCAGGCGTCTTCACCGCCAACGCCGCCTGGCTCGTCCTCGCCGTCATCGCGTTCAACCTCACCCGCACCGCCGCGACCATCACCGGCTCCGCTCTCGCGTCCGCGACGACCGGGACGATCCGCCAGAAACTCATCAACATCCCCGCGAGGATCGCGACGTCCGCGCGCCGCATTCGACTGCATCTCCCCGAGAACTGGCCCTGGGAAACCGCATGGACCACGCTCGTCACGCATTCGCTGGCTCCACCACGACGCTGA